One window from the genome of bacterium encodes:
- a CDS encoding TetR/AcrR family transcriptional regulator, translating to MPRSLTSEQVHSFRGDLCAIATRLFAERGFEGVTLRAIAEEMGCSAMTPYRYFENKEEIFEAVRAAAFGRLSNRMQQIARHEPDPFQRIIALAHDYVQFGLDEPAAYRVMFQLDPRKLPEAADAQPESEAHLESGWQTLCDAMSGAVAAGKIHGDPVTLAHVSWVSLHGIVTLHLSGKLNLGRSLDDLVEPFLRNFIDGAKPRSPA from the coding sequence GTGCCCCGAAGCCTGACCAGTGAACAGGTCCACTCCTTCCGAGGCGATCTCTGTGCGATCGCGACGCGCCTGTTCGCAGAGCGAGGTTTCGAGGGAGTCACCCTGCGCGCCATCGCCGAGGAGATGGGCTGCAGCGCGATGACCCCCTACCGCTACTTCGAAAACAAAGAAGAGATCTTCGAGGCGGTTCGGGCTGCAGCCTTTGGCCGATTGAGCAACCGGATGCAGCAGATCGCACGACACGAGCCCGATCCTTTCCAGCGGATCATCGCGCTCGCGCATGACTACGTGCAGTTTGGACTCGACGAACCGGCCGCCTATCGCGTGATGTTCCAGCTCGACCCCCGAAAGCTGCCGGAGGCAGCCGACGCCCAACCCGAATCCGAAGCCCATCTCGAATCTGGCTGGCAGACACTCTGCGACGCCATGAGCGGAGCCGTTGCTGCGGGGAAAATCCACGGCGACCCGGTCACCCTCGCACATGTCTCCTGGGTCTCTCTTCACGGCATCGTGACCCTCCACTTGTCCGGCAAGCTGAACCTGGGCCGCAGTCTCGATGATCTGGTCGAACCGTTTCTCCGCAATTTCATCGACGGGGCCAAGCCGCGCTCCCCCGCCTGA
- a CDS encoding TetR/AcrR family transcriptional regulator: MNSVKGINMEAEGCETPETTRSQRRRAETRARIVEAAERLMRDRGVEAVTIHDITEAADVGHGTFYLHFLTKGDVLGPIVDRLVDRLHERVNRATGGAEDPAFRLATGLRIALRSILGDPLWNWYVFHSGTPFRGMAEGMSGPPEEDLARGVASRRFRIEDRRTTWNFVDGALTGVLNALNLETLGDDAIETSAAMVLRILGIDAEEAARIAHLPLEQH, encoded by the coding sequence ATGAATTCGGTCAAGGGCATCAATATGGAAGCGGAAGGCTGCGAAACGCCGGAGACGACCCGCAGCCAGCGGAGACGCGCGGAAACAAGGGCTCGAATCGTGGAAGCGGCGGAGCGCTTGATGCGCGACCGGGGCGTCGAGGCCGTGACCATCCACGACATCACCGAAGCCGCCGACGTGGGACACGGCACCTTCTACCTCCATTTCCTGACAAAGGGAGACGTGCTGGGCCCGATCGTCGATCGCCTGGTCGATCGACTGCACGAGCGCGTGAACCGGGCCACTGGAGGTGCAGAAGACCCCGCCTTTCGCCTGGCCACCGGCCTTCGCATCGCGCTTCGCAGCATCCTCGGCGATCCCCTCTGGAACTGGTACGTGTTCCACTCGGGAACACCGTTTCGCGGGATGGCCGAAGGAATGAGCGGCCCTCCCGAAGAAGACCTGGCTCGGGGTGTGGCGAGCAGACGTTTTCGCATCGAAGATCGGCGCACGACCTGGAACTTCGTGGACGGCGCGCTGACCGGCGTACTCAATGCGTTGAATCTGGAAACGTTAGGCGACGATGCGATCGAGACCAGCGCCGCGATGGTCTTGCGCATTCTCGGCATCGACGCCGAAGAAGCCGCTCGCATCGCGCACCTTCCCCTGGAGCAACACTGA